In Cyprinus carpio isolate SPL01 chromosome B16, ASM1834038v1, whole genome shotgun sequence, the following are encoded in one genomic region:
- the zup1 gene encoding zinc finger-containing ubiquitin peptidase 1 isoform X3, translating into MPVCDICCEELPSEAEMRTHLLLSHMENVVACPFCSLSGVSYDEMKFHINTAHIEEDCQDTNATVVDSGQKSSNDWIAQSPNSTLTSNVNAKNMDTVSQASPQSQSTGTSLSQGTSTSLKSSPPAAATANGAVKLVRTTQKSSNNPSKEREDGRRKTKQKRLSSPIKEGCFACPMCSLVCKDCFILQEHVELHLQDQSAGAGPEVGTLTEVSSTSSGRSGVMRYECPMCSLSFSSSSSLQEHVELHLEYGSASVTRHSSEDLTLARKLQEEEEQKWREAATRQEAEDFKKLQKQFGLDNSGGYRKQMERNMERAVSRGHMVPAEFHRKKAEMLESLASGVDDGRSKTSGLMGALYRYYRDASGCAHVWLCAETDHYSSSEGDKGWGCGYRNFQMLLSSLHRMEQYKLLPVPSIPRVQALVEEAWGQGADPQGASHFNHRLQGTRAWIGATEIYAVLTSLSVKARIVDFHKPTGPGDTHPRLFEWVKQYFSHSASRGARLPPKIVQTTLPPIYLQHQGHSRSIVGVEQKVNGNLCLLLFDPGYAPREMRKVLSQDTATMVQRVRKFPGSLKHRQYQVVAVEGLLTPEEKQSRILNSRTLCAEKIP; encoded by the exons ATGCCTGTGTGTGACATCTGCTGTGAAGAGCTCCCATCTGAGGCAGAGATGAGAACCCATCTCCTCCTGAGTCACATGGAGAATGTGGTGGCCTGCCCGTTCTGCTCTTTGTCCGGCGTCTCATATGACGAGATGAAGTTCCACATCAACACTGCACATATAGAGGAAGACTGCCAGGACACGAATGCAACAGTGGTTGACAGTGGACAGAAAAGCTCAAATGACTGGATTGCTCAAAGTCCCAATTCTACATTGACTTCCAATGTGAATGCGAAAAATATGGACACGGTATCTCAAGCATCACCTCAGTCACAGAGTACAGGGACCTCTCTTTCTCAGGGAACCTCGACTAGTCTGAAGAGTTCACCACCTGCAGCAGCCACAGCGAATGGTGCAGTAAAACTGGTCAGAACTACACAAAAATCCAGCAACAACCCAAGCAAGGAGAGGGAAGATGGGCGGCGAAAAACAAAGCAGAAGCGTTTGTCCTCACCTATTAAAG AAGGGTGCTTTGCATGTCCAATGTGCAGTTTGGTCTGCAAAGACTGCTTTATACTGCAGGAGCATGTTGAGCTTCATCTACAGGACCAATCTGCAG GGGCTGGTCCTGAGGTTGGCACTTTAACAGAAGTGTCTTCTACAAGCAGTGGTAGATCAG GTGTGATGCGCTATGAGTGTCCAATGTGTTCTTTGAGTTTTTCCAGTAGCTCCTCCCTTCAAGAGCATGTTGAGCTACACCTGGAATATGGCTCAGCATCTGTAACAA GACATTCATCTGAAGACCTGACTCTGGCCAGGAAGCttcaggaggaagaggagcaAAAGTGGAGGGAGGCTGCAACTAGACAGGAAGCAGAGGACTTTAAGAAGCTCCAG AAGCAGTTTGGGCTTGATAACAGCGGTGGTTATCGCAAGCAGATGGAGAGGAATATGGAGAGGGCTGTGTCTCGAGGTCACATGGTTCCTGCAGAGTTCCACAGGAAAAAAGCGGAGATGCTTGAATCTCTGGCCTCCGGGGTGGATGATGGCAGAAGCAAAACATCAG GACTTATGGGAGCTCTGTATAGGTACTATAGGGACGCCTCTGGCTGTGCACATGTGTGGCTCTGTGCTGAGACGGATCACTACTCTTCATCGGAGGGGGACAAAGGTTGGGGATGTGGCTACAGAAACTTCCAGATGCTTCTTTCATCTTTGCATAGGATGGAGCAGTATAAACTTTTACCTG TTCCCAGCATTCCGAGAGTGCAAGCCTTAGTTGAAGAGGCGTGGGGTCAAGGCGCCGATCCTCAGGGTGCTTCACACTTCAACCATCGCCTGCAGGGGACACGGGCTTGGATAGGAGCTACAGAAATTTATGCAGTTCTCACCTCCCTTAGTGTGAA aGCCCGAATTGTGGATTTTCACAAGCCCACTGGCCCAGGAGACACACACCCCAGACTGTTTGAGTGGGTGAAACAGTATTTCTCACATTCTGCCAGTAGGGGTGCAAGACTGCCACCCAAAATAGTGCAGACGACATTACCACCTATATACCTCCAGCACCAAG GCCACAGTCGCTCTATAGTAGGAGTGGAACAGAAAGTAAATGGCAACCTATGCCTGCTCCTCTTTGATCCAGGGTATGCACCAAGGGAAATGAGGAAGGTGCTGTCACAGGATACAGCTACCATGGTACAACGTGTGCGCAAATTCCCCGGTAGTCTAAAACACAGACAGTATCAAGTGGTTGCTGTAGAAGGGCTGTTAACACCTGAAGAGAAACAG AGCCGCATTCTTAATTCAAGGACACTATGTGCTGAGAAAATTCCTTGA
- the zup1 gene encoding zinc finger-containing ubiquitin peptidase 1 isoform X2, giving the protein MPVCDICCEELPSEAEMRTHLLLSHMENVVACPFCSLSGVSYDEMKFHINTAHIEEDCQDTNATVVDSGQKSSNDWIAQSPNSTLTSNVNAKNMDTVSQASPQSQSTGTSLSQGTSTSLKSSPPAAATANGAVKLVRTTQKSSNNPSKEREDGRRKTKQKRLSSPIKGCFACPMCSLVCKDCFILQEHVELHLQDQSAGAGPEVGTLTEVSSTSSGRSGVMRYECPMCSLSFSSSSSLQEHVELHLEYGSASVTRHSSEDLTLARKLQEEEEQKWREAATRQEAEDFKKLQKQFGLDNSGGYRKQMERNMERAVSRGHMVPAEFHRKKAEMLESLASGVDDGRSKTSGLMGALYRYYRDASGCAHVWLCAETDHYSSSEGDKGWGCGYRNFQMLLSSLHRMEQYKLLPVSVPSIPRVQALVEEAWGQGADPQGASHFNHRLQGTRAWIGATEIYAVLTSLSVKARIVDFHKPTGPGDTHPRLFEWVKQYFSHSASRGARLPPKIVQTTLPPIYLQHQGHSRSIVGVEQKVNGNLCLLLFDPGYAPREMRKVLSQDTATMVQRVRKFPGSLKHRQYQVVAVEGLLTPEEKQSRILNSRTLCAEKIP; this is encoded by the exons ATGCCTGTGTGTGACATCTGCTGTGAAGAGCTCCCATCTGAGGCAGAGATGAGAACCCATCTCCTCCTGAGTCACATGGAGAATGTGGTGGCCTGCCCGTTCTGCTCTTTGTCCGGCGTCTCATATGACGAGATGAAGTTCCACATCAACACTGCACATATAGAGGAAGACTGCCAGGACACGAATGCAACAGTGGTTGACAGTGGACAGAAAAGCTCAAATGACTGGATTGCTCAAAGTCCCAATTCTACATTGACTTCCAATGTGAATGCGAAAAATATGGACACGGTATCTCAAGCATCACCTCAGTCACAGAGTACAGGGACCTCTCTTTCTCAGGGAACCTCGACTAGTCTGAAGAGTTCACCACCTGCAGCAGCCACAGCGAATGGTGCAGTAAAACTGGTCAGAACTACACAAAAATCCAGCAACAACCCAAGCAAGGAGAGGGAAGATGGGCGGCGAAAAACAAAGCAGAAGCGTTTGTCCTCACCTATTAAAG GGTGCTTTGCATGTCCAATGTGCAGTTTGGTCTGCAAAGACTGCTTTATACTGCAGGAGCATGTTGAGCTTCATCTACAGGACCAATCTGCAG GGGCTGGTCCTGAGGTTGGCACTTTAACAGAAGTGTCTTCTACAAGCAGTGGTAGATCAG GTGTGATGCGCTATGAGTGTCCAATGTGTTCTTTGAGTTTTTCCAGTAGCTCCTCCCTTCAAGAGCATGTTGAGCTACACCTGGAATATGGCTCAGCATCTGTAACAA GACATTCATCTGAAGACCTGACTCTGGCCAGGAAGCttcaggaggaagaggagcaAAAGTGGAGGGAGGCTGCAACTAGACAGGAAGCAGAGGACTTTAAGAAGCTCCAG AAGCAGTTTGGGCTTGATAACAGCGGTGGTTATCGCAAGCAGATGGAGAGGAATATGGAGAGGGCTGTGTCTCGAGGTCACATGGTTCCTGCAGAGTTCCACAGGAAAAAAGCGGAGATGCTTGAATCTCTGGCCTCCGGGGTGGATGATGGCAGAAGCAAAACATCAG GACTTATGGGAGCTCTGTATAGGTACTATAGGGACGCCTCTGGCTGTGCACATGTGTGGCTCTGTGCTGAGACGGATCACTACTCTTCATCGGAGGGGGACAAAGGTTGGGGATGTGGCTACAGAAACTTCCAGATGCTTCTTTCATCTTTGCATAGGATGGAGCAGTATAAACTTTTACCTG TTTCAGTTCCCAGCATTCCGAGAGTGCAAGCCTTAGTTGAAGAGGCGTGGGGTCAAGGCGCCGATCCTCAGGGTGCTTCACACTTCAACCATCGCCTGCAGGGGACACGGGCTTGGATAGGAGCTACAGAAATTTATGCAGTTCTCACCTCCCTTAGTGTGAA aGCCCGAATTGTGGATTTTCACAAGCCCACTGGCCCAGGAGACACACACCCCAGACTGTTTGAGTGGGTGAAACAGTATTTCTCACATTCTGCCAGTAGGGGTGCAAGACTGCCACCCAAAATAGTGCAGACGACATTACCACCTATATACCTCCAGCACCAAG GCCACAGTCGCTCTATAGTAGGAGTGGAACAGAAAGTAAATGGCAACCTATGCCTGCTCCTCTTTGATCCAGGGTATGCACCAAGGGAAATGAGGAAGGTGCTGTCACAGGATACAGCTACCATGGTACAACGTGTGCGCAAATTCCCCGGTAGTCTAAAACACAGACAGTATCAAGTGGTTGCTGTAGAAGGGCTGTTAACACCTGAAGAGAAACAG AGCCGCATTCTTAATTCAAGGACACTATGTGCTGAGAAAATTCCTTGA
- the zup1 gene encoding zinc finger-containing ubiquitin peptidase 1 isoform X1 → MPVCDICCEELPSEAEMRTHLLLSHMENVVACPFCSLSGVSYDEMKFHINTAHIEEDCQDTNATVVDSGQKSSNDWIAQSPNSTLTSNVNAKNMDTVSQASPQSQSTGTSLSQGTSTSLKSSPPAAATANGAVKLVRTTQKSSNNPSKEREDGRRKTKQKRLSSPIKEGCFACPMCSLVCKDCFILQEHVELHLQDQSAGAGPEVGTLTEVSSTSSGRSGVMRYECPMCSLSFSSSSSLQEHVELHLEYGSASVTRHSSEDLTLARKLQEEEEQKWREAATRQEAEDFKKLQKQFGLDNSGGYRKQMERNMERAVSRGHMVPAEFHRKKAEMLESLASGVDDGRSKTSGLMGALYRYYRDASGCAHVWLCAETDHYSSSEGDKGWGCGYRNFQMLLSSLHRMEQYKLLPVSVPSIPRVQALVEEAWGQGADPQGASHFNHRLQGTRAWIGATEIYAVLTSLSVKARIVDFHKPTGPGDTHPRLFEWVKQYFSHSASRGARLPPKIVQTTLPPIYLQHQGHSRSIVGVEQKVNGNLCLLLFDPGYAPREMRKVLSQDTATMVQRVRKFPGSLKHRQYQVVAVEGLLTPEEKQSRILNSRTLCAEKIP, encoded by the exons ATGCCTGTGTGTGACATCTGCTGTGAAGAGCTCCCATCTGAGGCAGAGATGAGAACCCATCTCCTCCTGAGTCACATGGAGAATGTGGTGGCCTGCCCGTTCTGCTCTTTGTCCGGCGTCTCATATGACGAGATGAAGTTCCACATCAACACTGCACATATAGAGGAAGACTGCCAGGACACGAATGCAACAGTGGTTGACAGTGGACAGAAAAGCTCAAATGACTGGATTGCTCAAAGTCCCAATTCTACATTGACTTCCAATGTGAATGCGAAAAATATGGACACGGTATCTCAAGCATCACCTCAGTCACAGAGTACAGGGACCTCTCTTTCTCAGGGAACCTCGACTAGTCTGAAGAGTTCACCACCTGCAGCAGCCACAGCGAATGGTGCAGTAAAACTGGTCAGAACTACACAAAAATCCAGCAACAACCCAAGCAAGGAGAGGGAAGATGGGCGGCGAAAAACAAAGCAGAAGCGTTTGTCCTCACCTATTAAAG AAGGGTGCTTTGCATGTCCAATGTGCAGTTTGGTCTGCAAAGACTGCTTTATACTGCAGGAGCATGTTGAGCTTCATCTACAGGACCAATCTGCAG GGGCTGGTCCTGAGGTTGGCACTTTAACAGAAGTGTCTTCTACAAGCAGTGGTAGATCAG GTGTGATGCGCTATGAGTGTCCAATGTGTTCTTTGAGTTTTTCCAGTAGCTCCTCCCTTCAAGAGCATGTTGAGCTACACCTGGAATATGGCTCAGCATCTGTAACAA GACATTCATCTGAAGACCTGACTCTGGCCAGGAAGCttcaggaggaagaggagcaAAAGTGGAGGGAGGCTGCAACTAGACAGGAAGCAGAGGACTTTAAGAAGCTCCAG AAGCAGTTTGGGCTTGATAACAGCGGTGGTTATCGCAAGCAGATGGAGAGGAATATGGAGAGGGCTGTGTCTCGAGGTCACATGGTTCCTGCAGAGTTCCACAGGAAAAAAGCGGAGATGCTTGAATCTCTGGCCTCCGGGGTGGATGATGGCAGAAGCAAAACATCAG GACTTATGGGAGCTCTGTATAGGTACTATAGGGACGCCTCTGGCTGTGCACATGTGTGGCTCTGTGCTGAGACGGATCACTACTCTTCATCGGAGGGGGACAAAGGTTGGGGATGTGGCTACAGAAACTTCCAGATGCTTCTTTCATCTTTGCATAGGATGGAGCAGTATAAACTTTTACCTG TTTCAGTTCCCAGCATTCCGAGAGTGCAAGCCTTAGTTGAAGAGGCGTGGGGTCAAGGCGCCGATCCTCAGGGTGCTTCACACTTCAACCATCGCCTGCAGGGGACACGGGCTTGGATAGGAGCTACAGAAATTTATGCAGTTCTCACCTCCCTTAGTGTGAA aGCCCGAATTGTGGATTTTCACAAGCCCACTGGCCCAGGAGACACACACCCCAGACTGTTTGAGTGGGTGAAACAGTATTTCTCACATTCTGCCAGTAGGGGTGCAAGACTGCCACCCAAAATAGTGCAGACGACATTACCACCTATATACCTCCAGCACCAAG GCCACAGTCGCTCTATAGTAGGAGTGGAACAGAAAGTAAATGGCAACCTATGCCTGCTCCTCTTTGATCCAGGGTATGCACCAAGGGAAATGAGGAAGGTGCTGTCACAGGATACAGCTACCATGGTACAACGTGTGCGCAAATTCCCCGGTAGTCTAAAACACAGACAGTATCAAGTGGTTGCTGTAGAAGGGCTGTTAACACCTGAAGAGAAACAG AGCCGCATTCTTAATTCAAGGACACTATGTGCTGAGAAAATTCCTTGA
- the zup1 gene encoding zinc finger-containing ubiquitin peptidase 1 isoform X4, which produces MPVCDICCEELPSEAEMRTHLLLSHMENVVACPFCSLSGVSYDEMKFHINTAHIEEDCQDTNATVVDSGQKSSNDWIAQSPNSTLTSNVNAKNMDTVSQASPQSQSTGTSLSQGTSTSLKSSPPAAATANGAVKLVRTTQKSSNNPSKEREDGRRKTKQKRLSSPIKGAGPEVGTLTEVSSTSSGRSGVMRYECPMCSLSFSSSSSLQEHVELHLEYGSASVTRHSSEDLTLARKLQEEEEQKWREAATRQEAEDFKKLQKQFGLDNSGGYRKQMERNMERAVSRGHMVPAEFHRKKAEMLESLASGVDDGRSKTSGLMGALYRYYRDASGCAHVWLCAETDHYSSSEGDKGWGCGYRNFQMLLSSLHRMEQYKLLPVSVPSIPRVQALVEEAWGQGADPQGASHFNHRLQGTRAWIGATEIYAVLTSLSVKARIVDFHKPTGPGDTHPRLFEWVKQYFSHSASRGARLPPKIVQTTLPPIYLQHQGHSRSIVGVEQKVNGNLCLLLFDPGYAPREMRKVLSQDTATMVQRVRKFPGSLKHRQYQVVAVEGLLTPEEKQSRILNSRTLCAEKIP; this is translated from the exons ATGCCTGTGTGTGACATCTGCTGTGAAGAGCTCCCATCTGAGGCAGAGATGAGAACCCATCTCCTCCTGAGTCACATGGAGAATGTGGTGGCCTGCCCGTTCTGCTCTTTGTCCGGCGTCTCATATGACGAGATGAAGTTCCACATCAACACTGCACATATAGAGGAAGACTGCCAGGACACGAATGCAACAGTGGTTGACAGTGGACAGAAAAGCTCAAATGACTGGATTGCTCAAAGTCCCAATTCTACATTGACTTCCAATGTGAATGCGAAAAATATGGACACGGTATCTCAAGCATCACCTCAGTCACAGAGTACAGGGACCTCTCTTTCTCAGGGAACCTCGACTAGTCTGAAGAGTTCACCACCTGCAGCAGCCACAGCGAATGGTGCAGTAAAACTGGTCAGAACTACACAAAAATCCAGCAACAACCCAAGCAAGGAGAGGGAAGATGGGCGGCGAAAAACAAAGCAGAAGCGTTTGTCCTCACCTATTAAAG GGGCTGGTCCTGAGGTTGGCACTTTAACAGAAGTGTCTTCTACAAGCAGTGGTAGATCAG GTGTGATGCGCTATGAGTGTCCAATGTGTTCTTTGAGTTTTTCCAGTAGCTCCTCCCTTCAAGAGCATGTTGAGCTACACCTGGAATATGGCTCAGCATCTGTAACAA GACATTCATCTGAAGACCTGACTCTGGCCAGGAAGCttcaggaggaagaggagcaAAAGTGGAGGGAGGCTGCAACTAGACAGGAAGCAGAGGACTTTAAGAAGCTCCAG AAGCAGTTTGGGCTTGATAACAGCGGTGGTTATCGCAAGCAGATGGAGAGGAATATGGAGAGGGCTGTGTCTCGAGGTCACATGGTTCCTGCAGAGTTCCACAGGAAAAAAGCGGAGATGCTTGAATCTCTGGCCTCCGGGGTGGATGATGGCAGAAGCAAAACATCAG GACTTATGGGAGCTCTGTATAGGTACTATAGGGACGCCTCTGGCTGTGCACATGTGTGGCTCTGTGCTGAGACGGATCACTACTCTTCATCGGAGGGGGACAAAGGTTGGGGATGTGGCTACAGAAACTTCCAGATGCTTCTTTCATCTTTGCATAGGATGGAGCAGTATAAACTTTTACCTG TTTCAGTTCCCAGCATTCCGAGAGTGCAAGCCTTAGTTGAAGAGGCGTGGGGTCAAGGCGCCGATCCTCAGGGTGCTTCACACTTCAACCATCGCCTGCAGGGGACACGGGCTTGGATAGGAGCTACAGAAATTTATGCAGTTCTCACCTCCCTTAGTGTGAA aGCCCGAATTGTGGATTTTCACAAGCCCACTGGCCCAGGAGACACACACCCCAGACTGTTTGAGTGGGTGAAACAGTATTTCTCACATTCTGCCAGTAGGGGTGCAAGACTGCCACCCAAAATAGTGCAGACGACATTACCACCTATATACCTCCAGCACCAAG GCCACAGTCGCTCTATAGTAGGAGTGGAACAGAAAGTAAATGGCAACCTATGCCTGCTCCTCTTTGATCCAGGGTATGCACCAAGGGAAATGAGGAAGGTGCTGTCACAGGATACAGCTACCATGGTACAACGTGTGCGCAAATTCCCCGGTAGTCTAAAACACAGACAGTATCAAGTGGTTGCTGTAGAAGGGCTGTTAACACCTGAAGAGAAACAG AGCCGCATTCTTAATTCAAGGACACTATGTGCTGAGAAAATTCCTTGA